The following DNA comes from Carassius carassius chromosome 41, fCarCar2.1, whole genome shotgun sequence.
ctgaactaaaatacTACTAAGATAAAAGTAATTAGATTCAATACatttccagtgttttttttaatgggaaaAAGTGGTTATTTCAGCCACAGTAGCACAACTTAATTATCAGAAGGTCAATTTCtcccagaaaaaaaataataataataaagttgtgACTTATGTGacaaatttgtattttaataaataagtaaaaaatacaaatttgtctCATAAAATTcacaactttattttaaaaattgcaaCTAAACTTGATAGCCGTGAATTTTCAGCTTCAACATTGTTTTTAATGAGAAACAGTGTTCTTTCTGACAATTTCAACACTTTTGCCCAAAAAATCTAAACCTTTAAAACTGACTTGCCATGCTATAAACTAGTTATACAATGTTTTCTtacttttattctttattataaaaaaaactttattctaGTTTTGCACTCCTAAAATGCTAAATTGATGTAAAACAGATTAAACATCTCACGACTCTTTCTGATCCAAGACACAATTCTGATCCAATCTTGTTCTTGTGTAAAGGCCCCAGAAACAATTCTGATAGTGGTCAGATGAACTTGAAACCAACTTTATTATACCGGGTTTCCTTAATACATATAATACAATCTTTCTGGCAGCCCACTGACTAGTAGACTTGAAAAATATGCCGTTTTGCACATCTTTACTGTCAGCTCCACAACCACTAACTGAGCAGACATTACTGATACCACACAAATTCCACTGctctacaaaaatacatttatgagaATATTAATGGAGCAGGATGTCTTTTGACTGTGTGACTGTGAGAGAGAGATTAATTAGGGTTAGGCTGACCTAAGTCCTTCTTTGACCTGTCACCATGCATTTTGTGCATGAGTGCTCATCCCAGGGCCAAAAGAGAGGCCACATCAGAGGAACAAAGGAGAGCGAGAGAGCGGGTACAGCACAGGAAACAGAGGTTTGGGTGAGATTGCATTCGTCAAAGACTCTTCTTCTTTCTATCTATTTCTCTTTATCTTTGCCTTAAGGAAGGCCTCCAGTAGATCCACAGTATTTGACCCACAAAAAATATGACTCACACAACCACTCCTGCCTGTGCCCTTTAGACTTACTCTATAACACACGTTGGCATGTTGTGGACTGCCTAAACTCAAATGCTCCAAACCCTGGTTGATTTAAATTGAGCATTATATTCGGTAAGCGACTCACAGTCCATCACCGCTACAAAATACaggatacaaaatacaaaattaacaggaaccaactgaaaaaaacaacacaaaattggATGGTGGGTCATGGTTGTTGCTGCACTCTCCCTCTTATTGAGCAATGGGAAACCCCATCACCGTCGCAGCTGGGAACATCAGGGAATGAGtcacaatatacaaaataattcaaGTGTAAAGACAACTTGTGACATCAGTTACTCACTGACTCTCACAGACAGTAGATATGCATATAATGGATCAGTgttatttagcattatttatagGCTACACTATTCTAGTTGCCATTCATATTTTCaattagctttaatttatatattttcaactttcattttaattctagTTTAATGGTGTTTAAGTGcaatttttcttttctaaatgaaaaaaaaactataataatttgtTGACATTACCATGAAAGTTGTTCAATTGTCACATTCATGCATTTTGGCCTCTGATTTGACAAATTGACCAATCTGACCCATCCTATGAGAAGGGATGTTGATCTGATCACAGGAAACCAAATGCCTCTATCGGTGACCGTATGCTTTTAGGAGGAGTGTCCAGAGCTGTGGAGAGACTTCCCAGGCATGTTAACAGGAAGGAAAGAGGGATAGAGGGGAGGGACAGTGAGGAAAGGGAGGAGGGACGGGACGAGTAGGAGGGGAAGTTTGGGTTGGAAGGGAGCAGCTCTCACAGCGTGACTGACTTGAGACTTTGAGAAGAGACTTTGGTTTGTTGTTTCTGGGATATGAGATTTAGTAAAGGACAACTTCAGTGGACAATCTCTCATGGTACAGTAAACTTGACTGCTTTATATTTAAGAGGCTGATTTTAAGACTTTCTcagctgtgttttgtttttgatgtttttgctGGTTTCCTGCCTGCACGCAAGCCTCTGTGGTAATAGAAAGTCTGCAAACAGAATTACCAATGGTAGATATCTGCTAATGCTGTTTGAATACATCAGGCTCATGTCAAGAGGCTTGCAGACTCATGAGCTTGTGAGGAAATTCCTTGTTTTCCTTTTGTTTGAGATACTTATCAAGTTGAAATTCCCCTGAAGCAGCTTGGTGATTTTGATCTATTTATTTCATCTGTAAGCACCCACtttcacacttttttctttttgattgtaGATTCATGTGACGCTTTACTGCCAGACCAGCAGAAACTGTCACTGATAACGACTTCTCTTGAAGAATTGTTTTTTAGGGGAGTTCACCTGGGTGATTTTAATTGAGGTGGGTGGGAGTTTGTGAGTGTTTGTTTGGGTGGAAGCATCACTCCCTGTGTTACGTCAGCTGATAAACTCCGGTAGAAGGCATGTTCAGACATCACCTCGGTATCGGTATGTGTCATTTCACCTGCTCTCTGCCCCAGCTTGTCTGTTTTAACACAGCAATTCATGTACTTATTAACTTGGATGTATAAGTCGTATAGATCAACCAGAGGTGCATTTTACACCCTCATTATGCATTCTGTTAtgttttctgaatgacagaagagagaataaacattaatatgtccattagttaattatttattcatgttaCTGTATGTTTGTGTAGAGAATATGCTTACTGGTTTGATTTAGACTCGGCTTAAGTTCATATTGGTTTTGTGTTCTTCCAGGTTTAAGCTTAATGAGGGGATGATGTTGTAGTATTTGTTGAGAAGAAATCtgtgctcttaattctgatctcTGACTCTTGTTCAAAAAGGAAGTCTCCATGAGGATGCTGGGAGATTTCCATTCCCGGCCCCCAGTGTCATTTAGAAGGCTTTTAACTTGTTTATCATATGGTGAAATACACACACCCACTTCATACAAACACAGTTACGTGTGTAAATTGGGGATataccttgtttttgtttttaagtatcacttttggttttattttatttttatttattttttacaaatcaaTATTTAGTACAGACAAACAAACGTACTTTTCTTATGGTATCCTAATTTTAACGGCAATATATGGTTCAATTTCAGAGATACTGGGATCTCTATACAGTAACAAccctgataatattaataataactttaGTTTTGGTCCTATAATTTGATTGATGACAGTGAATGGTGTGAAATAAAAGTGCGTGAATTTTGCACGGAGTAAAGAATGTTAGAGAAGAAGATTTGTTCTGAGTTTTCTGTCAATCCAGGGTGACTCAGAGAGGGCTACTTTGGGAAATGGGTAACCTTCCACAACatttaattaacagctttatCCTTGAAGTGTATCTTATATAGAGGTGTgtgaaacatacacacacacacatatccctgCTATCGGAAAACACAGCAGTAGTTGCATGATTCCACAGGACCAGACACACAGACATTGCTATTCACCTCATTGGTCCATTTTGTTCATGTTTAGCAATGTTTGACTGaaactgctttgtgtgtgtgtgtgtgtgtgtgttttgggtgaGAATTTAAATTCGGCAGGGAGACGCCAAAGAGTGCAGGAATGTTGTTGGGTGGAGGAATGGAACAGAGATGggcagacagagaaagaaaactgGTATCTGGACATTGGCTCAGTCTGGTGCCACGAGATGCCAGCAGTCTTAGTGGCGGCGGGGGGATTCCAGGGGGCTTTATCACTTAATCTTTCTCTAATTAGTATATAGTCTCTATTCTGTCTGACTACAGCTACAGAAATGCCATAGACTCTGGTCATATAAGATAATACTGAGTCATGAATTGAATATCTAGTGCTGTTGAATTAAAGATCAGTTTTGATGTATGATGTTGAATGTCAATTTCTGCCTATATGCCAtgattaatgttttcttttgtctttcaGGCAGTCCCTGTGAAGCTGTCTCTGGATGCTCTGCTGCAAATGTCCATTGCACAGGTGGAAGACACCATGAAAAAACTGGGCTCTAGCATTGAGGAGCGTTCCCGTATCACTGCTGCCCTCTCTTGTCTCAAGAGCGCTACTGACACAGGTCACTGCTGACTCCTTCCTCCTTACACACTTCACGCACACTCACCCTTCGTTCCCATCAGAAAGGCTCATCTCTATGCCCTAATCCCTTCAAAGTGTTTACCCTCTGGAGTGAGAGCTTTGAATGGATGTAGGgtgtaagggtaaaaaaaaactctttttggAACGCACTTCTGCGTCATCTTAGAGACGATCAAGGAGGCGCCTTCATCGCACATTTTGTATGCTGGTTGACCTCCCAAAAAACACGCTTGGAACAGCGAGTAGATTGTGCAAGCTGCGCCTtttgtttaatgttatttatttttggtttatcGCCCCAAGGCCAGTGGATATTACTTCATAAGCAATTGGTTTTAAATGGATACATTTTGTCTATGCGTAATTCATGCCATATAGTTCTTAATTATGCCATGCAACTTATACACCAAATAGGCATAAATACGGCAAACAACTTGGGGGCCCATAGTGTCTATCATTTGTACCCTTCGAAATACTTCTGTCTGAAGGGACCTTTGAAGTGGCCAGTTTTGAGCACTTCGGTGCCCTTCAGAGGGCAATATATCCTGTTCGGGATGCACTGTAAGAGTTACTGCTCTAGGTTTAGATTTTAAGCTATTGGCCATTTTAGTATTTTAgcatatagacaaaaaaaaacttttattcagctaggatgcattttataataacttattattttacaaaatatttctatttcaaataaatactgttcttttggactttctattcagagaatcctgaaaaactttatcactgttttcacaaaaatattaaacggtGAAACGGTTTTCAATATAAggcatttttaagaaaataataggaaatgtttcttgagcaccaaatcaggatattcaagtgatttctgaaggatcatgtaactgaagactgaagtaatgctaaaaattcagctttgtcattacaggaataaattacattttaatatgtattaaaatgcatGATGATGAGATGCTCATGAATTGATATTTGACAAAACCGTATACAGCAGCACACAAAGTTTTCCAGATCATCGATTATGGCAAAAGTTATATTTTGATTGCATTTATGAACAACAGTTGTTATTGTAAACTGAAAaagtttaaatactttttaatttaattgaatttaatataataaaacataaacttAAAAAACACAATTAGAAATGAGTTGCCTTggcaaataaatgaaataaaataagttgaagtactaaaaaaaaaactaaaacttaaataaaaataagttaaaactaaatagaaatattaaaaacaaatacaggCACAGAATTACTATAATGTATActaaaattatacaaaattaacaataacaataaattctATGATTCTATAATTCTATATGTTAGTATGTAAATAACACTTAACATAACACTGGTGAGCAGTCATTTGAGTTGAGGTCTGGAGCCCTGCATTGCATTGATCATCCGCCTGCTTCTGAATCATCTCTCACTCTTTCTGTTTTAGGGGGAGCACTTAGGAAAGACGGTATCCCGTGGATAGCAGAACCCAGTCACCGTGACAGTACCTCTGCTGACCCACTGTCTTCTTCTATGCGTGCACCTCAGATTTACAGTCCCAACCCAACCAGCTGGCCTCCTCCTTCTGCTTTCCCTGCCCCTCGTTCCTGTGTCTCTGTTTCTGCCCTACCCTCAACAGACTTCCCTACAATCGTCCACCCACACTGTGATGGGCTGATGGACCCTTTTTCATCCTCCCCTCAGCTGAACCGCTGCACCTCCGGGCTGCTGTCCACCCCTCCAGTCACACCGCCACAGAGAAGATATGGCAAACTAAAGCCCCCACGAACTCCACCACCTCCATCCCGTAAGCTGCTAAACCTCCTGCCCAGCATCACTCGCAGCAAGAGCCAGAGCCAACTGGCCAACCGGATTGATGACCTTACACCCAACAAGTAAGTTCAGCactgaataatattttatttattactccaTGGCATAATGATCTCTTCTTAAAGTTTGCTTTGAGACTGTTTATTTTGACAGCTGTATGATGTCGAGTATTGATTTATATCAGTCTGCTTTTGTGCTTCATGGTGACTTTAAAAGTAAGTGACTTTCTAGATTGGAGCTAATTTTGCCATTTTACCACAGCAAATATTTGACTGCAAACTCAGAAATTGCTGAATGAAATCCTAGTGCTGGCGATGGTTCAGTGTAAATGAAATGGCATATCAGATatgtaataacaaaaaaaaaaagtatccagTTGTAAGTCATCTATAAACAGAAATACACACGTGGCTATAAATTATGTGCAAAGAAAATCACAGACCAATCACAGTTCTGCATGCaggtacactactattcaaaggtTTAGGTTctttaaaatgctttttgtaacccttttttcctgtttaatatattttaaaatgcaatttatttatataatctgaattttcagcagccgtaactccagtcttgagtgtcacatgatacttcagaaatcatttgaagtTTTTGCTGTATAACATTTTtgttggaaactgtgatacatttctaTTCAGcattttttgattaatagaaagttcaaaagaagggcatttgtttcaaaaataaaaatattttgtaacattataacagTACTTACTGTCATCAAGTGAATGAGTCCTTGCTGAATATAagatgtattaatttctttaaaaaaataataaagttctgacaccaaacttttaactggtagtgtatatgcaagaaagaaaaccaattataatttaataaataaatgtaatgacacTGTCATCGCTGTCTGTAAACAACATGCATCTATTTGACCATTGTTATGTACTGATTTTTTCCTTTTCCTGGTACAACTTAGTACTGTAAACCAGATGTCAGATTCCCAGAAACACTTACTACATGATACTGTAGATCAAATCTGTGCCAGGATTACTTTTATTTTCAAAGGCTAATAAATTTAAGTTTGCATAAAGCTATTGAatcatttaagaatttttttaatatagcaataaagtTAAATGGACCACTTTTGTGATACTTTCATGGTGTTTTTGCATTTTGATCTTTTGGCAGCCCCATGCCTCATTCACTTTAATAAGAAGATTAgccaggaaatatatatatatatatttaaatggaccatttgtgttccaaagaagaaaggaAGTCCTACAAGTTTGAAACGGGAAATAATTAATGTCAACATGCTGTATCTTTGTTAAACTGCGTGTAAACTGAGCAGGACGCTGACTATAAATCCAGAGGAAAGTTATACATTGCACAATGTTTGCGACACGTAACAACATGTTGCCTAACTCAGCCTAACATTTGGCCCTGCAGCATAAATAAAGAAATCCGTCTTAGACAACAAGTTCCAcatattaatttagtttaaactgttaattttgttaactaaaactatgacGAGAAATGTTTGCATTCGTTTTCATTGTGGAAGTGCGACGATGATCTGAAAACACGACAAACAAGTAAGATGAAGTTTAGTGATCTCCATGTGACATGTTCTCGACAATTTTGTTTGCAATTGTGGTTGCTGGATAAATTCACTTACTCAACTGCTGTTGTTTTAATAGAGATAATGGTTGCAATTTGGAATAATTGGAACTGCTATCAGGAATTTCTCTGTTATAATCGGGTGCATATTAAGTGGTGCACAGGTGTGCATGTGCGACCCAAATAAAAAATGTGCTGTAAAAATTCATGCAGACCGCTCACTGGCGTACCAGCATGGCTGATAGCTGTTAATGCAGAGTCACTGTTTTAGATCGACTAATTGTAATGATGAAGAAATCAAACCgtaaaaaaggaaacatttttatgtaaatataagcaTTGCATTTTtaggtgtaaaataaataaattttatttctagctaatactttttattataaaatataatcgtattatcacacttttattttgtttattatttgccCCTGTAAATAGCCCATATTAAATCAGTACTCTAGATGAGGTAAAATAAACCATGTTTATGAGTCCACATTCTAttgatttgtgtatttatttgttaaagtGAAAAAATTAATTCTCAGATGAAAACAATCACTGAGATTTAtaattgagtatatatatatatatatatatatatataattattttttattattattagtttaaccTTTATTCAGCACATTGAAAATGTGACttaagttttcatttattaaaattagactaaaatgctcagacaGTACAAGGTTGAGTTAAATAGGAAAACTAAAAAGTAAATTTGACACACgactaatactaataaaaaacaaaaacaatacgcTGTTCAAATGTGTACCATACTGTGTCCCCCTGGCCAGCGTGTGTTCGGTCTGTGGGAGTGATCTGCTGCGTCATCTGAGATCACTGCTGGCCCAATTCCAGGCAGATTTTTGAGAGTAGTTCAACACTCCCCATACTTCCGCCCCTTTACGTAGCCCCAGTGTTTCCTGTTAGCTCAAGGCCAAGGTCAGACCCCTTCTCAGACTCGCTGGCGTCCATTTCTTGATAATTCCCGCTCCTCTATGCCAATAAATGTCTGCAGGATTGGAGCTCCTCCCCATAATATGTGTGTGAACTGAAGTCCACCGCTAAAACTCCCTGCCTGTGAAGGTGCACGCCTGTATTTGCACctcatttttttaagtatttgtgGTGGACAAGTTGTAGACGAGTGTTTATTTAAAGTACCATAGAAATATTATTTTGCAGGGAGGTGCAGAATGAGTCATTATGAGAGCTTTCTGTGAGTTATAACTGGGTGTATTGTAATAATTCCAGTTAAATGTTTGGTTGCTGAGAGTGTTAGTGATTTTAGGTTAAATTGTATATGGTTTTTGTTTTACACAAGTTGATTTGAAATGGTTCTGTAGTGTAAAAATTATAGTTTCATGTTCAAATGTTCAATCCATGTAGTATCTCAGGTAACATAAGgtcataaaagtattttttttaaataattaaattatttaattgttattaaaattattaattattttaattattgattatttaatcatttaaaaaaaacaaatcctatttaaatgcattatagcATGTCACACTGatgtcagtatttgatgtcagctACCCAGATACCAAATGTAGTGTCCTCTGCCCTGCAGGAATGGAAAGAAAAATAAGCCACTCCTGAACGTGCAGGTAAACGGTGGAGGAAACGGCTGGGAAGACTCGCCCTCACGGTCACCACTGTTGTCTGCCCGTTCCCCATGCATTCTCCCAAATACCCCCAGTCACCTAGGAGACTCTGCAGGAGTAAGAAGTAAgtggtttttattcatttgcaAATAAAAGACTAATTTGTGTGTTCCAAAACCGAGTGAGCTTCCTACCaattttattcatcatactgtaggTGCACTCCAGTTGAAAAGGCTAAAGTTAGACATCTGTCTTATGTTTGCTAATGAAATATGTTGATTTGGCTAAAGGCAGCTTTACACATACATGTATGTGTACAGCATTCCCGGAATGCACTGCAGtgaaaaattcaattcaattcaatccaTTTTTCTGTAACATTATACAGACAATGTTGCATCCCACGGAAGCTCTCCGGTAATCATGAGAAAGGATATCGGTCTGGATGTCACACACAGGTACTGGTCATTGaacttttgcttgtttttattcttACGTCCGTGTTTGTTTTCCAGCTTCCAACACAACTGAAATTGGCTTTCTTTTTGTGCCTCCTCAAAGGTTTTCCACCAAGTCCTGGTTGTCTCAGACGTGTCAGGTGTGCAAGAAGAACATGATGTTTGGTGTTAAATGTAAACAATGCAAGTAAGCAAACACAGGAATCATTAAGGAAAACCACATCTGCAAACCAGTATCTTCCTGCTAATGTTTGCTTCGATCTCTTTTAGGGTGAAGTGCCACAATAAATGTACCAAAGAGGCCCCAAAGTGCAGGATTTCATTTGCACAATGTAAGATTTTGTACAAGCTGTATACTGTGTATTCAGACAGCTTTGCAGGTGATCCAAAGTTCTGTTctcttctgttttgttctttcagTTCCAAACAAGATCAGAAGAACAGAGTCAGTACCGTCGGGTATCAATAACCAGGTGGAGCAACCAGCAGAGTCTCAGTCTCAGTACGGAACATTACCGAAGGCAATAAACAAAAAGGCATGTAGCAAATCacacatatagatatatatacctctgacatatatagcaattgtaagtcgcttttaaagtgtcagctaaatgaataaatgtaaatgttatattaCAAACtaacatattattatttaaagtgaatgaatgataaattatataaaataatattattttaatttatttttgcaattccatttAGTAATGCTAGTGATTACCCATGAAATATGTAATTTTCTTTGTTAAAATGCTGTAAGATTtctatgttaaataataataagaaaacgAATTggtatcattaatattatataacgTAAATAAatcatatgatataaattataattttttgatatttttgcaaTGTCTTCTTTATGTCAAACATCCATTTTTGAAAAGGTTTTTTAAGATATGTGTCCCTCCCTTCAGGACCACCCTCCATCACTGAGTCACCTGGACTCCAGCAGTAACccctcctccaccacctcctccaccccCTCCTCACCTGCCCACTCCAGTCAGAGCAACCCTCCAAGCGCCACCCCGCCACCCAACTCCTCCCCTAAGGGTCACATTGACAGTCGCTTTCACTTCCCAGGTTAGTTTTGTTTACACTGATACCACAGGATCTTATTTGCCTCCCGCATGTAAACCCATTTAAACTTCTACACTACAGAAGGCCACTCTTTTTGTAGCACAGCATTCTTAAGCACACCTTTCTTGTTACCAATGCTGTGAAATAAACTCTTCAATGGATGTATACTAACAAGCAAGTTGCTTAACCGGGTCTTACTCTTTTCCTTGCGGACATTTTTCAATTTGTCCCATGTAATAGCTGCCTGCTTCTTTCAGCATAGCCAACAGTTTGTCTTCCCTGGTGAGTCAACAATCCTCCACACCACAAAACTCTCTGTTGTTTACTCTTCAGGCGTGGTGTCTGAGTTCACTTTTTCAGACAACTCAACTGTGCTTTCCATTCTTGAGTGCTTTAACTGTAGTGAATTAAGCAATTTGAGATTAAGCTGCTAGTAGTTCTTATACTGTGGTGTGTCGCCTTCTAGTGGTCATCTATGggatattttgcagtattttacaAGTACAcctggctgcagcctgcagatcgaggcggggctgcacgtggggcagggttgcacgtgcagccccgccccaaaCTTTTTTTGATTGGTTCAATCTTCTTTCAAagacatacatgataggaaatgtgtgcgtagttggtgtaggacggagaatgctgtttaaaaagctaaaaacgctgtacagttttactAAGCCTTTACTATgatgcagttttttattgttaacttgactcactatgtctgatttattgaatcaagagatgttagctgctgcaagtttactcttcttgaccagattaattcacaaatgaataactGGGATAatttaaaacacgttttaatgcattacgccacattacgggttttccttttagtctaatggttttctatgggaggaaaatgcttaacacgtaattaaatgcattgcattcttattctggactcatctACCTGTGAGTGAataaaatgctttattattaatttgtttattgagtttggtcttttaaaaacactgttttaatgcattaagccacattaaacgtagaatgtcccgaatcattccagctgattgaaaagaatcggctcaatggtcacaaaatgtatataggagaagataccaatttaatataaatagatgatactttataaagtttatctcaatatttgacagtggctgtgagactgcactaagataagagcacaattatcatgaaattgtgttcgttactatagcaacggtttacaggtatgtaatttaacaaaacaataatttcagggacatggcaagttacaggctaatgtttttttttttcttttgtgcattatgaaggctttataaaactgtacagcgtttttagctttttaaaccgcattctccgtcctacaccaactacgcacacactacctatcatgtatgtctttgaaagacgattgaaccaatcagagtaggtgtggggcgggtCTGCACGTGCAACCcagccccaggtgcagccccgcctcaatctgcaggctgcagccgggtgcttctcgTATTTTATGCTTTCATTTCTCTTTGTGCCTCTTGTGGTGTGAATGGTAAAAACACATATTATTAACTTGTGCAGATTATATTgtattaaagggatggttcacccaaaaaaaaaaaatgtcattaattatgAATGTtgttcttcaaaacacaaatgaagatatttttgatgaaatccaagagctttctgaccctggatagacagcaatgcaactgaaatctTACCAGGCCCAGAAATGTAGTTCGGACATTGttgaaatagtccatgtgacatcagaggttcaaccgtaattttatgacgctgctagaatactttttgtgcacaaagaaaactaaaat
Coding sequences within:
- the LOC132123555 gene encoding kinase suppressor of Ras 1-like isoform X2 gives rise to the protein MAVPVKLSLDALLQMSIAQVEDTMKKLGSSIEERSRITAALSCLKSATDTGGALRKDGIPWIAEPSHRDSTSADPLSSSMRAPQIYSPNPTSWPPPSAFPAPRSCVSVSALPSTDFPTIVHPHCDGLMDPFSSSPQLNRCTSGLLSTPPVTPPQRRYGKLKPPRTPPPPSRKLLNLLPSITRSKSQSQLANRIDDLTPNKNGKKNKPLLNVQVNGGGNGWEDSPSRSPLLSARSPCILPNTPSHLGDSAGVRNNVASHGSSPVIMRKDIGLDVTHRFSTKSWLSQTCQVCKKNMMFGVKCKQCKVKCHNKCTKEAPKCRISFAQFPNKIRRTESVPSGINNQVEQPAESQSQYGTLPKAINKKDHPPSLSHLDSSSNPSSTTSSTPSSPAHSSQSNPPSATPPPNSSPKGHIDSRFHFPDVSSSMHSDGGYNTTRETDHLDGNVNQLSTGQREAVDEEQQGDDGQDQEGSDDESEGDEVDDLPNCRGYWKDHISRKASQTSVYLQEWDVPFEQLELGELIGKGRWGKVCRGRWHGEVAVRLLEIDGNNQEHLKLFKKEVMNYRQTRHENVVLFMGACMNPPHLAIITSFCKGRTLYSVVRDSKLDINKIRQIAQEIVKGMGYLHAKGIVHKDLKSKNIFYDSNKVVITDFGLFGMSGVVQEDRRENELKLPQGWIYYLAPEIVQKMGPGNQEDCLPFSKAADVYAFGTIWYELQAKEWPIKNQPTEVLIYQLGSGEGIRTLLAQKGTSLGKEVTEIVSACWSFKVEDRPTFTQLSDLLEKLPKLNRRLSHPGHFWKSEEYVS